The proteins below come from a single Pieris brassicae chromosome 1, ilPieBrab1.1, whole genome shotgun sequence genomic window:
- the LOC123706648 gene encoding odorant receptor 85b-like, with amino-acid sequence MATQDIVKLCILTIKRNEVRKVILALSELWPVDFNSKKMNTVCIWTRRLSLFERSGTVHICAYIAIDFILTSITFDVSGLLAALQLDLADMNVYNEEPENDYSLLKEIVKDHQKLLRVVDNVNLIFGPLLFAQVTFSSIIICCFGFLTIVGKDLIKSLLATFGIILAMFNFCWSGQLLSDASSGIAEAAYNCPWYNRSVEFRKYILIIIIRAQKPCTLSALGFSDVTLTTLSKILSTSWSYLSLLNQMYEDIA; translated from the exons ATGGCAACACAAg atattgttaaattatgtatactaACGATTAAGAGAAATGAAGTAAGAAAAGTCATTCTGGCGTTATCGGAGTTGTGGCCCGTTGACTTTAATTCAAAGAAGATGAACACAGTTTGTATTTGGACAAGGCGTCTATCACTTTTTGAAcgaa GTGGAACAGTTCATATATGTGCTTACATAGCAATAGATTTTATTCTTACATCAATAACATTTGACGTAAGTGGACTGTTAGCGGCATTACAACTTGATTTAGCTGATATGAACGTATATAATGAGGAACCAGAAAACGATTACAGTCTGCTTAAGGAAATTGTGAAGGATCATCAAAAATTGCTAAG GGTTGTCGATAACGTCAATCTTATATTTGGACCTTTGCTGTTCGCACAAGTGACGTTTTCATCTATAATTATCTGCTGTTTTGGGTTTCTTACTATA GTCGGAAAAGATTTAATCAAGAGTCTGCTAGCGACATTTGGAATAATACTTGCCATGTTCAATTTCTGTTGGTCTGGACAGCTTCTATCAGATGCT agCTCTGGTATAGCTGAAGCTGCATACAACTGTCCTTGGTACAACAGAAGTGTTGAATTTCGAAAATATAttctgattattattatcag AGCACAAAAGCCGTGCACGTTATCGGCATTAGGATTCTCGGACGTGACTTTGACCACACTttcaaag ATATTAAGTACGTCGTGGTCATATTTGTCACTACTGAATCAAATGTATGAAGATAttgcataa
- the LOC123714377 gene encoding proteasome subunit alpha type-3 yields MSSIGTGYDLSASQFSPDGRVFQVEYAAKAVENSGTVIGLRGKDGVVFAVEKLVTSKLYEPGANKRIFHVDEHVGMAVSGLISDARQIVETARTEASNYRSQYGIPVPLKYLNERVSMYMHAYTLYSAVRPYGCAAIMGSWSEHDGPQMFMLEPSGVSFSYFGCAVGKAKQAAKTEIEKLKLADIPVKDLVKEAARIIYLVHDELKDKQFELELSWVSKDTKGRHQLVPKEIASEAENQAKQALADIEDSDEGDM; encoded by the exons ATGAGTTCCATTGGAACAGGG TACGATTTATCAGCTTCTCAATTCTCACCCGACGGTCGGGTGTTTCAAGTGGAATATGCTGCAAAAGCTGTTGAGAATTCTGGTACAGTTATTGGCTTAAGAGGAAAGGATGGAGTAGTATTTGCTGTAGAAAAACTTGTAACATCTAAATTGTATGAACCTGGTGCTAATAAGAGAATATTCCATGTTGATGAACATGTTGGCATG GCAGTTTCCGGTTTAATCTCAGACGCAAGGCAAATAGTTGAAACAGCCCGTACTGAAGCCTCAAACTACAGATCTCAATATGGCATCCCAGTCCcactaaaatacttaaatgagCGTGTATCTATGTATATGCATGCATACACTTTGTACAGTGCTGTCCGTCCATATGGATGTGCTGCAATTATGGGGTCTTGGTCAGAGCATGATGGTCCTCAAATGTTCATGCTGGAACCTAGTGGAGTCTCtttt TCATACTTTGGATGTGCAGTAGGAAAGGCAAAGCAAGCAGCCAAAACTGAAATTGAAAAGCTGAAACTTGCTGACATACCAGTCAAAGATCTTGTTAAAGAAGCTGCCagaat AATATACCTTGTCCATGATGAACTGAAAGACAAACAATTCGAGCTTGAGTTATCCTGGGTGTCTAAGGACACCAAAGGTCGTCACCAGTTGGTGCCTAAAGAAATTGCATCTGAAGCTGAGAACCAAGCGAAACAAGCACTGGCCGATATTGAGGATTCAGATGAAGGggatatgtaa